The Mycobacteriales bacterium DNA segment GCAAGGGTGTGCCCGCGCACGTCGAGCCCGACGGCAATCCGGTCGCCGTGCCGCACGATCACCTCGCGCACCCAGTCGGGGCGTTCCAGCGCCGCGGTCCCGATGATCACGCGAGCGCAGCCGGTGCCGAGCGCGGCGGCGAGCGAGTCGTCGTCGCGAACGCCTCCGGACACCTCGACCGACACGTCGAGCCGCGCAACGACGTCGGCGATCAGCTCCCGGTTGGAACCACGCCCGAAGGCAGCGTCGAGGTCGACCAGATGCACCCATTCGGCGCCGCCCGCCTGCCAGGCGAGAGCGGCGTCCAACGGCGCTCCGTAGGCGGTCTCGGTACCGGCTTCGCCCTGCACCAGCCGGACGGCTGTGCCGCCGGCGACGTCGACCGCGGGCAGCAGCACCAGCCGTCGCGCGCCGGCGTCAACGTCCGCAGGCATAACCCTGCACTCCTCGCGGGTTCGCGGCGCCGAGTCGCACCGCGCCTTCCCGCGCGACCGCGC contains these protein-coding regions:
- the priA gene encoding bifunctional 1-(5-phosphoribosyl)-5-((5-phosphoribosylamino)methylideneamino)imidazole-4-carboxamide isomerase/phosphoribosylanthranilate isomerase PriA: MPADVDAGARRLVLLPAVDVAGGTAVRLVQGEAGTETAYGAPLDAALAWQAGGAEWVHLVDLDAAFGRGSNRELIADVVARLDVSVEVSGGVRDDDSLAAALGTGCARVIIGTAALERPDWVREVIVRHGDRIAVGLDVRGHTLAARGWTEEGGELFDVLARLDADGCARYVVTDVRRDGMLNGPNLDLLGAVCAATDRPVVASGGVGSLEDVRAIAGLVPVGVEGAIVGKALYAGRFTLPEALVAAAGG